Proteins from one Ricinus communis isolate WT05 ecotype wild-type chromosome 9, ASM1957865v1, whole genome shotgun sequence genomic window:
- the LOC8270919 gene encoding uncharacterized protein LOC8270919 isoform X1, whose amino-acid sequence MEATISSLIYTKARRLTDLFPPALRKVWKEWELRVLVFVSLVLQVTLILLGNRRKFTSRPWLRIFLWCAYLMADWVATVALGVLSNNLGDVIESIGKNGSLDANTELTAFWAPFLLLHLGGPDTITAYAMEDNELWLRHFLGLGVQTAIALYIFIMAWTGSHLSFLTFPMILAGLIKYAERTWVLRSASNEQFRDSMLTDPEAGPNYPKFMQEFTLRQHEGYYVRAEEMNEAQVQLDVAPIDTTTIADANELIKAYELFKTFKRLFVDLILSFQDRENSQSLFKGMSFIDAFKVVEIELGFMFDVLYTKATIVFRVRGCILRFISLSFTCIALVLFSVFVVDKHRFSNIDLVLTFLLLAVAVVLETIAILLLISSDWTDIYLSKNANRAVSKAISFLQLRMLRHRRWSNSLAQYSLLSVSLKTKPAVCEGIQRVFCIDKDLEKHRYETSKQVSLDLKSHLFDYLMMKLSVPEKEGPGNDKEKSSSRRDLKGQSLVLEKFDHPELKWSTDMVEFDQGILIWHIATYICYHADSEENSDSISACTKFSKQLSKYMLYLLVMHPSMMPMGIGNIRYRDTCAEATKFFEERKSFLDDSPPKSYISEKFGACWMCCCRKEKIIFEKRQACKMLLKVNTAVLPAKVKGDRSKSVLFDACKLASELQQILNKEKKWEMVCHVWVEMLAYAASQCRGVYHAQQLRRGGELLTHVWLLMSHLGLTEQFQISRGHARAKLFMD is encoded by the exons ATGGAAGCTACAA TCAGCAGCTTGATTTATACTAAGGCCAGGAGACTGACCGACTTGTTTCCTCCAGCATTAAGGAAAGTGTGGAAAGAGTGGGAACTACGTGTTTTGGTCTTTGTTAGCCTTGTGTTACAGGTAACACTCATCCTTTTGGGCAATCGCAGGAAGTTCACTAGCAGACCATGGCTTCGAATTTTCTTATGGTGTGCCTATTTGATGGCCGACTGGGTAGCCACCGTTGCCCTTGGTGTTCTCTCCAACAATCTTGGCGATGTCATTGAAAGCATTGGCAAAAATGGTTCTCTGGATGCTAACACTGAGCTTACTGCATTCTGGGCACCATTTCTTCTGCTGCACCTGGGTGGCCCTGACACAATCACTGCTTATGCCATGGAAGATAATGAGCTTTGGTTGAGGCATTTTCTTGGATTGGGAGTTCAAACTGCTATAGCtctttatatattcattatgGCCTGGACAGGTTCTCATCTTTCATTTCTGACCTTTCCAATGATCTTGGCTGGGCTTATTAAGTATGCAGAAAGAACATGGGTTCTCAGGTCAGCGAGCAATGAGCAATTCAGAGACTCCATGCTTACAGATCCAGAAGCAGGTCCAAATTACCCGAAATTCATGCAAGAATTTACTCTGAGGCAGCATGAGGGTTACTATGTGAGAGCAGAAGAAATGAATGAAGCACAGGTTCAATTGGACGTTGCTCCAATAGATACCACAACCATAGCTGACGCAAACGAGTTGATTAAAGCATATGAACTGTTCAAGACTTTTAAGCGTCTCTTTGTAGATCTCATCCTTAGCTTCCAAGATCGAGAAAATAGCCAGTCCTTATTCAAAGGTATGTCCTTTATAGACGCTTTCAAAGTGGTCGAGATTGAACTTGGATTCATGTTCGATGTCCTCTACACCAAGGCTACTATAGTATTCAGAGTCCGAGGCTGCATTCTTCGATTTATCAGTTTATCTTTCACCTGCATTGCATTGGTGCTCTTCTCTGTATTTGTGGTTGATAAGCACCGGTTCTCAAACATTGATCTAGTCTTAACTTTCCTATTGCTGGCTGTAGCTGTTGTTCTTGAGACCATTGCGATTCTTTTGCTAATTTCTTCTGACTGGAcagatatttatttaagtaaGAATGCAAATCGCGCTGTGAGCAAAGCCATCAGTTTTTTACAACTGCGCATGCTAAGACATCGCAGGTGGTCAAATTCCTTGGCACAGTACAGCTTGCTAAGCGTATCCCTTAAAACCAAACCTGCTGTCTGCGAAGGAATCCAAAGGGTGTTTTGCATTGATAAAGATTTAGAGAAACACCGGTACGAAACCTCTAAGCAAGTTTCACTAGATTTGAAAAGTCATCTGTTCGACTATCTTATGATGAAACTTAGTGTCCCAGAAAAAGAAGGCCCTGGTAACGACAAGGAGAAATCAAGCAGTCGGAGAGACCTCAAGGGTCAAAGCCTTgtacttgaaaaatttgatCATCCCGAATTGAAATGGAGCACTGATATGGTAGAGTTTGATCAAGGCATTCTTATTTGGCACATTGCTACCTATATCTGCTACCATGCTGATAGTGAAGAAAACTCAGATTCTATTTCAGCATGTACCAAATTCAGCAAACAGTTATCAAAATATATGCTCTATCTCCTAGTCATGCATCCTTCTATGATGCCAATGGGGATTGGGAATATTAGATATCGGGACACTTGTGCTGAGGCCACTAAATTTTTTGAAGAGCGCAAATCTTTTTTAGATGATAGCCCACctaaaagttatatttctgAAAAATTTGGTGCCTGTTGGATGTGTTGTTGCAGAAAAGAGAAGATCATCTTTGAGAAAAGACAAGCTTGCAAGATGTTGCTTAAGGTGAATACTGCTGTGCTCCCAGCAAAGGTGAAAGGTGACAGAAGCAAGTCTGTGCTGTTTGATGCCTGTAAGCTTGCATCAGAATTGCAGCAAATTCTGAACAAGGAGAAGAAATGGGAGATGGTCTGTCATGTGTGGGTGGAAATGCTAGCTTATGCTGCTAGCCAGTGCAGAGGAGTTTATCATGCTCAGCAACTTAGACGAGGCGGGGAACTTCTAACTCATGTCTGGCTTCTGATGTCACATTTGGGTTTAACGGAGCAATTCCAGATATCACGGGGTCATGCAAGAGCCAAGTTATTCATGGATTAA
- the LOC8270919 gene encoding uncharacterized protein LOC8270919 isoform X4, giving the protein MEATISSLIYTKARRLTDLFPPALRKVWKEWELRVLVFVSLVLQVTLILLGNRRKFTSRPWLRIFLWCAYLMADWVATVALGVLSNNLGDVIESIGKNGSLDANTELTAFWAPFLLLHLGGPDTITAYAMEDNELWLRHFLGLGVQTAIALYIFIMAWTGSHLSFLTFPMILAGLIKYAERTWVLRSASNEQFRDSMLTDPEAGPNYPKFMQEFTLRQHEGYYVRAEEMNEAQVQLDVAPIDTTTIADANELIKAYELFKTFKRLFVDLILSFQDRENSQSLFKDIYLSKNANRAVSKAISFLQLRMLRHRRWSNSLAQYSLLSVSLKTKPAVCEGIQRVFCIDKDLEKHRYETSKQVSLDLKSHLFDYLMMKLSVPEKEGPGNDKEKSSSRRDLKGQSLVLEKFDHPELKWSTDMVEFDQGILIWHIATYICYHADSEENSDSISACTKFSKQLSKYMLYLLVMHPSMMPMGIGNIRYRDTCAEATKFFEERKSFLDDSPPKSYISEKFGACWMCCCRKEKIIFEKRQACKMLLKVNTAVLPAKVKGDRSKSVLFDACKLASELQQILNKEKKWEMVCHVWVEMLAYAASQCRGVYHAQQLRRGGELLTHVWLLMSHLGLTEQFQISRGHARAKLFMD; this is encoded by the exons ATGGAAGCTACAA TCAGCAGCTTGATTTATACTAAGGCCAGGAGACTGACCGACTTGTTTCCTCCAGCATTAAGGAAAGTGTGGAAAGAGTGGGAACTACGTGTTTTGGTCTTTGTTAGCCTTGTGTTACAGGTAACACTCATCCTTTTGGGCAATCGCAGGAAGTTCACTAGCAGACCATGGCTTCGAATTTTCTTATGGTGTGCCTATTTGATGGCCGACTGGGTAGCCACCGTTGCCCTTGGTGTTCTCTCCAACAATCTTGGCGATGTCATTGAAAGCATTGGCAAAAATGGTTCTCTGGATGCTAACACTGAGCTTACTGCATTCTGGGCACCATTTCTTCTGCTGCACCTGGGTGGCCCTGACACAATCACTGCTTATGCCATGGAAGATAATGAGCTTTGGTTGAGGCATTTTCTTGGATTGGGAGTTCAAACTGCTATAGCtctttatatattcattatgGCCTGGACAGGTTCTCATCTTTCATTTCTGACCTTTCCAATGATCTTGGCTGGGCTTATTAAGTATGCAGAAAGAACATGGGTTCTCAGGTCAGCGAGCAATGAGCAATTCAGAGACTCCATGCTTACAGATCCAGAAGCAGGTCCAAATTACCCGAAATTCATGCAAGAATTTACTCTGAGGCAGCATGAGGGTTACTATGTGAGAGCAGAAGAAATGAATGAAGCACAGGTTCAATTGGACGTTGCTCCAATAGATACCACAACCATAGCTGACGCAAACGAGTTGATTAAAGCATATGAACTGTTCAAGACTTTTAAGCGTCTCTTTGTAGATCTCATCCTTAGCTTCCAAGATCGAGAAAATAGCCAGTCCTTATTCAAAG atatttatttaagtaaGAATGCAAATCGCGCTGTGAGCAAAGCCATCAGTTTTTTACAACTGCGCATGCTAAGACATCGCAGGTGGTCAAATTCCTTGGCACAGTACAGCTTGCTAAGCGTATCCCTTAAAACCAAACCTGCTGTCTGCGAAGGAATCCAAAGGGTGTTTTGCATTGATAAAGATTTAGAGAAACACCGGTACGAAACCTCTAAGCAAGTTTCACTAGATTTGAAAAGTCATCTGTTCGACTATCTTATGATGAAACTTAGTGTCCCAGAAAAAGAAGGCCCTGGTAACGACAAGGAGAAATCAAGCAGTCGGAGAGACCTCAAGGGTCAAAGCCTTgtacttgaaaaatttgatCATCCCGAATTGAAATGGAGCACTGATATGGTAGAGTTTGATCAAGGCATTCTTATTTGGCACATTGCTACCTATATCTGCTACCATGCTGATAGTGAAGAAAACTCAGATTCTATTTCAGCATGTACCAAATTCAGCAAACAGTTATCAAAATATATGCTCTATCTCCTAGTCATGCATCCTTCTATGATGCCAATGGGGATTGGGAATATTAGATATCGGGACACTTGTGCTGAGGCCACTAAATTTTTTGAAGAGCGCAAATCTTTTTTAGATGATAGCCCACctaaaagttatatttctgAAAAATTTGGTGCCTGTTGGATGTGTTGTTGCAGAAAAGAGAAGATCATCTTTGAGAAAAGACAAGCTTGCAAGATGTTGCTTAAGGTGAATACTGCTGTGCTCCCAGCAAAGGTGAAAGGTGACAGAAGCAAGTCTGTGCTGTTTGATGCCTGTAAGCTTGCATCAGAATTGCAGCAAATTCTGAACAAGGAGAAGAAATGGGAGATGGTCTGTCATGTGTGGGTGGAAATGCTAGCTTATGCTGCTAGCCAGTGCAGAGGAGTTTATCATGCTCAGCAACTTAGACGAGGCGGGGAACTTCTAACTCATGTCTGGCTTCTGATGTCACATTTGGGTTTAACGGAGCAATTCCAGATATCACGGGGTCATGCAAGAGCCAAGTTATTCATGGATTAA
- the LOC8270919 gene encoding uncharacterized protein LOC8270919 isoform X2: MEATTLRKVWKEWELRVLVFVSLVLQVTLILLGNRRKFTSRPWLRIFLWCAYLMADWVATVALGVLSNNLGDVIESIGKNGSLDANTELTAFWAPFLLLHLGGPDTITAYAMEDNELWLRHFLGLGVQTAIALYIFIMAWTGSHLSFLTFPMILAGLIKYAERTWVLRSASNEQFRDSMLTDPEAGPNYPKFMQEFTLRQHEGYYVRAEEMNEAQVQLDVAPIDTTTIADANELIKAYELFKTFKRLFVDLILSFQDRENSQSLFKGMSFIDAFKVVEIELGFMFDVLYTKATIVFRVRGCILRFISLSFTCIALVLFSVFVVDKHRFSNIDLVLTFLLLAVAVVLETIAILLLISSDWTDIYLSKNANRAVSKAISFLQLRMLRHRRWSNSLAQYSLLSVSLKTKPAVCEGIQRVFCIDKDLEKHRYETSKQVSLDLKSHLFDYLMMKLSVPEKEGPGNDKEKSSSRRDLKGQSLVLEKFDHPELKWSTDMVEFDQGILIWHIATYICYHADSEENSDSISACTKFSKQLSKYMLYLLVMHPSMMPMGIGNIRYRDTCAEATKFFEERKSFLDDSPPKSYISEKFGACWMCCCRKEKIIFEKRQACKMLLKVNTAVLPAKVKGDRSKSVLFDACKLASELQQILNKEKKWEMVCHVWVEMLAYAASQCRGVYHAQQLRRGGELLTHVWLLMSHLGLTEQFQISRGHARAKLFMD, encoded by the exons ATGGAAGCTACAA CATTAAGGAAAGTGTGGAAAGAGTGGGAACTACGTGTTTTGGTCTTTGTTAGCCTTGTGTTACAGGTAACACTCATCCTTTTGGGCAATCGCAGGAAGTTCACTAGCAGACCATGGCTTCGAATTTTCTTATGGTGTGCCTATTTGATGGCCGACTGGGTAGCCACCGTTGCCCTTGGTGTTCTCTCCAACAATCTTGGCGATGTCATTGAAAGCATTGGCAAAAATGGTTCTCTGGATGCTAACACTGAGCTTACTGCATTCTGGGCACCATTTCTTCTGCTGCACCTGGGTGGCCCTGACACAATCACTGCTTATGCCATGGAAGATAATGAGCTTTGGTTGAGGCATTTTCTTGGATTGGGAGTTCAAACTGCTATAGCtctttatatattcattatgGCCTGGACAGGTTCTCATCTTTCATTTCTGACCTTTCCAATGATCTTGGCTGGGCTTATTAAGTATGCAGAAAGAACATGGGTTCTCAGGTCAGCGAGCAATGAGCAATTCAGAGACTCCATGCTTACAGATCCAGAAGCAGGTCCAAATTACCCGAAATTCATGCAAGAATTTACTCTGAGGCAGCATGAGGGTTACTATGTGAGAGCAGAAGAAATGAATGAAGCACAGGTTCAATTGGACGTTGCTCCAATAGATACCACAACCATAGCTGACGCAAACGAGTTGATTAAAGCATATGAACTGTTCAAGACTTTTAAGCGTCTCTTTGTAGATCTCATCCTTAGCTTCCAAGATCGAGAAAATAGCCAGTCCTTATTCAAAGGTATGTCCTTTATAGACGCTTTCAAAGTGGTCGAGATTGAACTTGGATTCATGTTCGATGTCCTCTACACCAAGGCTACTATAGTATTCAGAGTCCGAGGCTGCATTCTTCGATTTATCAGTTTATCTTTCACCTGCATTGCATTGGTGCTCTTCTCTGTATTTGTGGTTGATAAGCACCGGTTCTCAAACATTGATCTAGTCTTAACTTTCCTATTGCTGGCTGTAGCTGTTGTTCTTGAGACCATTGCGATTCTTTTGCTAATTTCTTCTGACTGGAcagatatttatttaagtaaGAATGCAAATCGCGCTGTGAGCAAAGCCATCAGTTTTTTACAACTGCGCATGCTAAGACATCGCAGGTGGTCAAATTCCTTGGCACAGTACAGCTTGCTAAGCGTATCCCTTAAAACCAAACCTGCTGTCTGCGAAGGAATCCAAAGGGTGTTTTGCATTGATAAAGATTTAGAGAAACACCGGTACGAAACCTCTAAGCAAGTTTCACTAGATTTGAAAAGTCATCTGTTCGACTATCTTATGATGAAACTTAGTGTCCCAGAAAAAGAAGGCCCTGGTAACGACAAGGAGAAATCAAGCAGTCGGAGAGACCTCAAGGGTCAAAGCCTTgtacttgaaaaatttgatCATCCCGAATTGAAATGGAGCACTGATATGGTAGAGTTTGATCAAGGCATTCTTATTTGGCACATTGCTACCTATATCTGCTACCATGCTGATAGTGAAGAAAACTCAGATTCTATTTCAGCATGTACCAAATTCAGCAAACAGTTATCAAAATATATGCTCTATCTCCTAGTCATGCATCCTTCTATGATGCCAATGGGGATTGGGAATATTAGATATCGGGACACTTGTGCTGAGGCCACTAAATTTTTTGAAGAGCGCAAATCTTTTTTAGATGATAGCCCACctaaaagttatatttctgAAAAATTTGGTGCCTGTTGGATGTGTTGTTGCAGAAAAGAGAAGATCATCTTTGAGAAAAGACAAGCTTGCAAGATGTTGCTTAAGGTGAATACTGCTGTGCTCCCAGCAAAGGTGAAAGGTGACAGAAGCAAGTCTGTGCTGTTTGATGCCTGTAAGCTTGCATCAGAATTGCAGCAAATTCTGAACAAGGAGAAGAAATGGGAGATGGTCTGTCATGTGTGGGTGGAAATGCTAGCTTATGCTGCTAGCCAGTGCAGAGGAGTTTATCATGCTCAGCAACTTAGACGAGGCGGGGAACTTCTAACTCATGTCTGGCTTCTGATGTCACATTTGGGTTTAACGGAGCAATTCCAGATATCACGGGGTCATGCAAGAGCCAAGTTATTCATGGATTAA
- the LOC8270919 gene encoding uncharacterized protein LOC8270919 isoform X3, giving the protein MEATISSLIYTKARRLTDLFPPALRKVWKEWELRVLVFVSLVLQVTLILLGNRRKFTSRPWLRIFLWCAYLMADWVATVALGVLSNNLGDVIESIGKNGSLDANTELTAFWAPFLLLHLGGPDTITAYAMEDNELWLRHFLGLGVQTAIALYIFIMAWTGSHLSFLTFPMILAGLIKYAERTWVLRSASNEQFRDSMLTDPEAGPNYPKFMQEFTLRQHEGYYVRAEEMNEAQVQLDVAPIDTTTIADANELIKAYELFKTFKRLFVDLILSFQDRENSQSLFKGMSFIDAFKVVEIELGFMFDVLYTKATIVFRVRGCILRFISLSFTCIALVLFSVFVVDKHRFSNIDLVLTFLLLAVAVVLETIAILLLISSDWTDIYLSKNANRAVSKAISFLQLRMLRHRRWSNSLAQYSLLSVSLKTKPAVCEGIQRVFCIDKDLEKHRVPEKEGPGNDKEKSSSRRDLKGQSLVLEKFDHPELKWSTDMVEFDQGILIWHIATYICYHADSEENSDSISACTKFSKQLSKYMLYLLVMHPSMMPMGIGNIRYRDTCAEATKFFEERKSFLDDSPPKSYISEKFGACWMCCCRKEKIIFEKRQACKMLLKVNTAVLPAKVKGDRSKSVLFDACKLASELQQILNKEKKWEMVCHVWVEMLAYAASQCRGVYHAQQLRRGGELLTHVWLLMSHLGLTEQFQISRGHARAKLFMD; this is encoded by the exons ATGGAAGCTACAA TCAGCAGCTTGATTTATACTAAGGCCAGGAGACTGACCGACTTGTTTCCTCCAGCATTAAGGAAAGTGTGGAAAGAGTGGGAACTACGTGTTTTGGTCTTTGTTAGCCTTGTGTTACAGGTAACACTCATCCTTTTGGGCAATCGCAGGAAGTTCACTAGCAGACCATGGCTTCGAATTTTCTTATGGTGTGCCTATTTGATGGCCGACTGGGTAGCCACCGTTGCCCTTGGTGTTCTCTCCAACAATCTTGGCGATGTCATTGAAAGCATTGGCAAAAATGGTTCTCTGGATGCTAACACTGAGCTTACTGCATTCTGGGCACCATTTCTTCTGCTGCACCTGGGTGGCCCTGACACAATCACTGCTTATGCCATGGAAGATAATGAGCTTTGGTTGAGGCATTTTCTTGGATTGGGAGTTCAAACTGCTATAGCtctttatatattcattatgGCCTGGACAGGTTCTCATCTTTCATTTCTGACCTTTCCAATGATCTTGGCTGGGCTTATTAAGTATGCAGAAAGAACATGGGTTCTCAGGTCAGCGAGCAATGAGCAATTCAGAGACTCCATGCTTACAGATCCAGAAGCAGGTCCAAATTACCCGAAATTCATGCAAGAATTTACTCTGAGGCAGCATGAGGGTTACTATGTGAGAGCAGAAGAAATGAATGAAGCACAGGTTCAATTGGACGTTGCTCCAATAGATACCACAACCATAGCTGACGCAAACGAGTTGATTAAAGCATATGAACTGTTCAAGACTTTTAAGCGTCTCTTTGTAGATCTCATCCTTAGCTTCCAAGATCGAGAAAATAGCCAGTCCTTATTCAAAGGTATGTCCTTTATAGACGCTTTCAAAGTGGTCGAGATTGAACTTGGATTCATGTTCGATGTCCTCTACACCAAGGCTACTATAGTATTCAGAGTCCGAGGCTGCATTCTTCGATTTATCAGTTTATCTTTCACCTGCATTGCATTGGTGCTCTTCTCTGTATTTGTGGTTGATAAGCACCGGTTCTCAAACATTGATCTAGTCTTAACTTTCCTATTGCTGGCTGTAGCTGTTGTTCTTGAGACCATTGCGATTCTTTTGCTAATTTCTTCTGACTGGAcagatatttatttaagtaaGAATGCAAATCGCGCTGTGAGCAAAGCCATCAGTTTTTTACAACTGCGCATGCTAAGACATCGCAGGTGGTCAAATTCCTTGGCACAGTACAGCTTGCTAAGCGTATCCCTTAAAACCAAACCTGCTGTCTGCGAAGGAATCCAAAGGGTGTTTTGCATTGATAAAGATTTAGAGAAACACCG TGTCCCAGAAAAAGAAGGCCCTGGTAACGACAAGGAGAAATCAAGCAGTCGGAGAGACCTCAAGGGTCAAAGCCTTgtacttgaaaaatttgatCATCCCGAATTGAAATGGAGCACTGATATGGTAGAGTTTGATCAAGGCATTCTTATTTGGCACATTGCTACCTATATCTGCTACCATGCTGATAGTGAAGAAAACTCAGATTCTATTTCAGCATGTACCAAATTCAGCAAACAGTTATCAAAATATATGCTCTATCTCCTAGTCATGCATCCTTCTATGATGCCAATGGGGATTGGGAATATTAGATATCGGGACACTTGTGCTGAGGCCACTAAATTTTTTGAAGAGCGCAAATCTTTTTTAGATGATAGCCCACctaaaagttatatttctgAAAAATTTGGTGCCTGTTGGATGTGTTGTTGCAGAAAAGAGAAGATCATCTTTGAGAAAAGACAAGCTTGCAAGATGTTGCTTAAGGTGAATACTGCTGTGCTCCCAGCAAAGGTGAAAGGTGACAGAAGCAAGTCTGTGCTGTTTGATGCCTGTAAGCTTGCATCAGAATTGCAGCAAATTCTGAACAAGGAGAAGAAATGGGAGATGGTCTGTCATGTGTGGGTGGAAATGCTAGCTTATGCTGCTAGCCAGTGCAGAGGAGTTTATCATGCTCAGCAACTTAGACGAGGCGGGGAACTTCTAACTCATGTCTGGCTTCTGATGTCACATTTGGGTTTAACGGAGCAATTCCAGATATCACGGGGTCATGCAAGAGCCAAGTTATTCATGGATTAA